AGAGTATCCGTTAGATTGGTAAAGGTAAAACAGCATCCGCTCGAAAATATGGCAGATCGGCAGGAAACTAAGGACTTTTATATCCTTGTTATCCAGTCCCTTTACCCGGGGAATTCTGCTGTCAGACGCTAAAACATTGGAAACGATGTTGGTATGCGACAACATGACGCCTTTAGGTTTCCCGGTAGTTCCTGATGTGTAAATAATCGTCGCCAGATCTTCCGGGTTGATTGTTTTTGAAATATCTTCAACTTCAGTTTGGGTGGATTCGTCCTCACCAAGATCCATCACTTCCTTCCAGCTGGCAGCACCATCGATATTGTCAAAAGTAAAAATTCCCTGTAAACTCGGTACATTTTCCTTGATTGCGTTTACTTTTTCAAGCAAAGCTCTGTCCGAAAGAAAACAATATTTTACTTCAGCATTATTAAAGATATAATTATAATCTTCCGGAGAAATCGTAGGATATACGGGAACGCTAACGGCCCCTATCTGCAGGATTCCTAAATCCATAACTGCCCATTCGGTACGCGTTGAGCTGGTAATTAGGGCAATTTTATCGCCGGGCTTTATGCCGAGTTTCAGTAATCCCCGGGAGATTTTGTTACCAAGATTAATAAACTCTTTCGTGGAAGTTTTTTTCCACTCGCCATGATATTTGGTTACAAACATCGAGTCATTTGGAAATTTCTCCATTGCCTGATGTGCAATATCAAACAGTCTTCGTATAGACATAATTCGTTATGGTTTAATGTTAATTAAAAATTAATGAAAGGATAATTGTAAAAATATAATTTTTTATCGATTCTCCAAAATTCAATATGTTTTTAGGATTTGAGCTGAAAATCGTAAATTTACGGCAAACAACTTTTAAAAATTATGAACTTTAATTTATCTGAAGAACACTTAATGATTCAGCAGGCTGCACGAGATTTTGCACAGAATGAATTGCTGCCCGGAGTAATAGAAAGAGACCGCGACCAGAAGTTTCCGCACGAACAGGTGAAGAAAATGGGAGAAATGGGATTTCTTGGTATGATGGTGGATCCGAAATACGGCGGAGCGGGCATGGACAGTGTTTCCTACGTCTTAGCCATGGAAGAAATTGCAAAAGTAGATGCTTCCGCTGCGGTGGTAATGTCTGTGAACAATTCACTGGTTTGCGCGGGTATTGAAAAATTTGCCAGCGAAGAGCAGAAACAGAAATATTTAGTGCCTTTGGCAAGTGGCGAAGTAATCGGGGCATTTGCGCTTTCTGAGCCGGAAGCTGGTTCTGATGCCACTTCACAGAAAACAACAGCTGTAGATATGGGCGACCATTACCTGCTGAACGGTACCAAAAACTGGATTACTAATGGTGGCAACGCAACGTATTACGTGGTAATCGCCCAAACTGATCCCGAGAAAAAGCATAAAGGAATCAACGCATTTATTGTAGAAAGAGGCTGGGAAGGTTTTGAAATAGGGCCAAAAGAAGACAAACTGGGAATCAGGGGAAGTGACACACACTCTTTGCTCTTCACCGACGTTAAAGTTCCAAAGGAGAACAGAATTGGCGCTGACGGTTTCGGGTTCAACTTTGCAATGGCAGTTTTGAACGGTGGCAGAATCGGTATCGCATCACAGGCTTTGGGAATTGCTTCCGGAGCTTACGAGCTGGCTTTGAAATATGCTAAAGAAAGAAAGGCTTTCGGTACAGAAATTATTAACCACCAGGCAATTGCGTTCAAACTTGCAGATATGGCCACACAAATTACGGCGGCAAGAATGCTTTGTTTAAAGGCAGCTGTAGAAAAAGATGAAGGAAAAGACATCTCCGAAAGCGGCGCTATGGCAAAACTTTATTCATCACAGGTTGCGATGGATACTACGGTTGAAGCGGTACAGATCCATGGTGGTTATGGTTATGTGAAAGAATATCACGTAGAACGTATGATGCGGGATGCGAAAATCACGCAGATTTACGAGGGAACATCAGAAATTCAGAAAATCGTAATTTCTCGTTCAATCGCTAAGAAATAATTCTACGCTATGTTTAAGGTCTGAATTCGCTGTTTTCTGAATTTAAACCTTTGAATTTTAAATTAGAACCTAAAAAAATACAGCTATGAAATACCTTTGGATGATTTTACTCGCCGTTTTCCTTATACTGGGCGGATTTATTTGGTTTAAATATTACTACGTTTTCGGTGAAGGTGTGAAGTCCGGGCATTTGAATTATGCGGTTTATAAAGGAAATGTCTTTAAAACCTATGAAGGAAAACTTATACAGGAAGGTTTCGGCAGAAATTCCAAAAGCGGACAGTTTACCACCTACGAATTTGAATTTTCTGTAGAAGATCCGGAGGTTTTTAAGCAGCTGGAAATGAACAGTGGCAAATATTTTGACCTTCACTACAAGGAATACAAAGGTACGCTTCCCTGGCGCGGTAATACGGTTTATATCGTCGATAAGATCGTCAATATGAGATAAAGAAGAAAAAATCCTTCCCAGGCGGAAGGATTTTTTTTACGGTTTCGGTTTGTACTTCGCGTACGGATCGTCAGGGTTTTCTGGTGATTCCGGTTTTGAGATAGGGGTCGGTTCGGTATAACTATGCTCAGCTTTCTCGCGGTATATTTTCTGTTCTTCGAGTTTTGCTTCTACCAGAGCCTCGTCTTTTTTACGCTGATTCCGACGGTAAAAATAGTACACGATTCCACCGATCAATAACAGTGGCCAGAACGGAAGCAGAAACAGTAATACATTTTTCAAGCCGTCGAAACCTTTCATGAAGGCGTCTGATGATTTGTCTTTGTAGGTTTCACTGTTGCTTGAGTCAGAATTTGTAATTGTTTCGTTTGATGAAAACTGACTTCTCTCAGTAAAAGTAATTTCTAGGTCGCACATCTGTTCCGGACTGTAATCTGTTCCGTCGGTTTCAACATTTTTAGTCTTCAGGGTTCCCATACGCTGGGCGATTTTTTGCGTGGCTTCATCGAAGTATTTATATGGCACTTTCGCGGTAATTCTCTGCTTTCGGATGCCCTGTTCTTCGCCCATACTTTCACTTACGATTTCTCCGCCATATTTATAAAGTTCAGTCGCCAGTGTACTTCTGGTGCCCTCGATGTTATCCACCGCTATGGTCATAGTTGCCGTTTTCGTTATTGGATTTGTGGCAACAGGTTCCTGCTGAGAAGGAACTGCCGGGCTTTCATAATCCGGAGTTTGTTTCTCAACCTGCACTTGCGGCTCTGCCGGTTTTGTCTGCTGCTGAGTATTCCTTGCAGATTTTGAAACCTTTTCCAGAGTTTTTGAGATTGTCGTCAATGCATCGACAGGATTTTTGCTGTTTTTAAGAGATTCCCGGGCAGAATCAACGGTCTTAATTACGTCGGCGCTCCTGTTGATCTTTTCAGTGGTGCTTTTGATTACGGCATTTACAGAATCAATGCTTTTAGCGCTGTTTCTGATTACTTCTTCTACACTCTTTTTCTGCTTTTCAATTTCTGGAACTATAACTTTATTGAATTGAGCAGAGTCTTTTACAATCGCCGAAATTGAATCCAGTGTCTTAAAGCCATCTTTTGCAGTTTTAAACAGGCTGTCGGCCTGCTTTATGGTGTCTGTGGTTTGTTTCATTTCTGTTTGGGAGCAGGAAACCATAGCCACTGCAACCGCAAAAGGAAACCAGATATTCTTCATTTGATATTTTTTGTCTTAACGGAATTGATGATGCAATTTATATTCCTAAAAATAGATTATAAGGTTAAGTGTTAATCAAAGTGGTTGTATACCAATATCTTGTAAATCATTTTACAGGCATTTCACAAAAAAAAATCTGCAAGTGGATTGCAGACTTTGATTTAAAAATTTTGATTTCCGTTATTCATTATGAAATTCACTGATGAAATGCAGCTTCACGTTGGGAAATTTCTCCTGTGTCATGTGAATGGTAAATGATGAATCTGCTAAAAAGACCAGCTGGTTATATTTGTCCCGTGCCAGAAATCTCTGTTTTAAGCGCGCAAATTCCTTAAACTCTTCAGATCTTTCATCGGCTTCTACCCAGCAGGCTTTATGAATGGAAAGCGGTTCATAGGTGCACTTTGCACCGTATTCGTGCTCCAGGCGGTATTGGATGACTTCATACTGAAGCGCGCCCACGGTTCCGATGATTTTTCTGCCGTTCATTTCCAGAGTAAACAGCTGGGCAACACCTTCATCCATCAGCTGATCGATGCCTT
The sequence above is a segment of the Chryseobacterium taklimakanense genome. Coding sequences within it:
- a CDS encoding acyl-CoA dehydrogenase, whose protein sequence is MNFNLSEEHLMIQQAARDFAQNELLPGVIERDRDQKFPHEQVKKMGEMGFLGMMVDPKYGGAGMDSVSYVLAMEEIAKVDASAAVVMSVNNSLVCAGIEKFASEEQKQKYLVPLASGEVIGAFALSEPEAGSDATSQKTTAVDMGDHYLLNGTKNWITNGGNATYYVVIAQTDPEKKHKGINAFIVERGWEGFEIGPKEDKLGIRGSDTHSLLFTDVKVPKENRIGADGFGFNFAMAVLNGGRIGIASQALGIASGAYELALKYAKERKAFGTEIINHQAIAFKLADMATQITAARMLCLKAAVEKDEGKDISESGAMAKLYSSQVAMDTTVEAVQIHGGYGYVKEYHVERMMRDAKITQIYEGTSEIQKIVISRSIAKK
- a CDS encoding DUF4349 domain-containing protein, with the protein product MKNIWFPFAVAVAMVSCSQTEMKQTTDTIKQADSLFKTAKDGFKTLDSISAIVKDSAQFNKVIVPEIEKQKKSVEEVIRNSAKSIDSVNAVIKSTTEKINRSADVIKTVDSARESLKNSKNPVDALTTISKTLEKVSKSARNTQQQTKPAEPQVQVEKQTPDYESPAVPSQQEPVATNPITKTATMTIAVDNIEGTRSTLATELYKYGGEIVSESMGEEQGIRKQRITAKVPYKYFDEATQKIAQRMGTLKTKNVETDGTDYSPEQMCDLEITFTERSQFSSNETITNSDSSNSETYKDKSSDAFMKGFDGLKNVLLFLLPFWPLLLIGGIVYYFYRRNQRKKDEALVEAKLEEQKIYREKAEHSYTEPTPISKPESPENPDDPYAKYKPKP